In Aureibaculum algae, the following are encoded in one genomic region:
- the tamL gene encoding translocation and assembly module lipoprotein TamL, which yields MRYKHKNIAIIRFIKTNILIKYAIGFMLSVLLILFQSCSIQKYIPNKERLYIGASIDIKSDSIVKNEKALEENLKTAIQKKTNKKILGWYYGLYYHFKSQNKRQGFINRWLNKKIGEEPVYQSDINTTAVKEVLTNRLENNGFYYNNVTSNWTSNDKKKTASIDYNITVQQPYRMESYQLDTLQPPIYKEMQGYISDTPFKKDMRFNLSLLKLERDRIDNGLKMKGYYNFNSNFLIFEADTNRYKDKRFDLFLKLKKDVPKKAIVPYRISKINIYSNYDIQQDSLPNKVVRYNHKNFIEQIPYFKTKYLDPYITLKEGELYNPQTSKNTARRLSTIGSYKFVNIQYNQLDTIAKNDSIGFLETNIFLSPLNKRAFKASLEAVSKSNNFAGPTLALTYTNRNLFGGGEILNLSTNIGYEWQITGGNSNGTSILQLGLSSELIYPRIIFPIKISSNYFKYAIPKTKMSLGLDYLQRTQLYTLLSGTAQFGYLWNANRYVTHEIIPISTTYTQLSNTTEAFEEILSENEYLSSSFDQEFISGLNYSFTYNEMVDTKKTHQFYINSTLDIVGNSLSLFGKNNGEDSKTIFGLEFAQYAKADLDLHYHFNFGRDQKIATRVFAGYGYAYGNSDVLPFTKQYNAGGPYSVRAFQIGTLGPGQYDEDADGGDSDYLFYNSGNIKLEANIEYRFPIYSFVRGAVFADAGNIWTSKENETFPNGKFTDNFINELGIGAGIGLRIDVQGFVIRFDLAAPFHDPKEESYNFKWDEPVFNFAIGYPF from the coding sequence TTGAGATATAAACATAAAAATATAGCTATAATACGATTTATTAAAACGAATATTTTAATAAAATACGCTATAGGCTTTATGCTGTCTGTGCTATTGATTCTATTTCAATCATGCAGTATACAAAAATATATTCCCAATAAAGAACGACTTTATATAGGTGCTTCCATTGATATAAAATCAGATAGTATCGTTAAAAATGAAAAGGCCTTAGAAGAAAATCTAAAAACTGCTATTCAAAAAAAAACAAATAAAAAGATTTTAGGATGGTATTATGGTTTGTATTATCATTTCAAATCTCAAAATAAAAGACAAGGATTTATTAACCGATGGCTAAATAAAAAAATAGGGGAGGAGCCTGTATATCAATCAGATATAAATACTACTGCCGTTAAAGAAGTGCTGACAAACCGACTAGAAAATAATGGGTTTTATTACAATAACGTTACCTCTAATTGGACGAGTAATGATAAGAAAAAAACAGCTTCCATCGATTATAATATTACCGTTCAGCAACCATATAGAATGGAAAGCTATCAATTAGATACGCTGCAACCTCCAATTTATAAAGAAATGCAAGGGTACATATCGGATACGCCTTTTAAAAAGGATATGCGTTTTAATTTATCTTTATTAAAATTAGAAAGAGACCGTATAGACAATGGTTTGAAAATGAAAGGTTACTACAATTTTAACTCTAATTTTTTAATTTTTGAAGCGGATACAAATAGATATAAAGACAAACGATTTGATTTATTTTTAAAATTAAAAAAAGATGTCCCTAAAAAAGCAATAGTCCCCTATAGAATCTCTAAAATTAATATTTATTCAAATTATGATATCCAACAAGATTCATTACCTAATAAAGTTGTTCGGTATAATCATAAAAACTTCATTGAGCAAATACCATATTTTAAAACGAAATATCTTGACCCTTATATTACTTTAAAAGAAGGGGAGTTATACAATCCTCAAACATCAAAAAATACGGCGAGACGATTGTCCACCATTGGATCTTATAAATTTGTAAATATTCAGTACAACCAATTGGATACTATTGCTAAAAATGATAGCATAGGTTTTTTAGAAACTAATATTTTTCTTTCCCCGTTAAACAAAAGGGCATTTAAAGCCTCATTAGAAGCCGTGTCTAAATCGAATAATTTTGCAGGACCCACGTTGGCATTAACCTACACGAATAGAAACTTGTTCGGTGGTGGAGAAATATTGAATCTTAGTACAAATATTGGGTATGAATGGCAAATTACAGGAGGAAACAGTAATGGAACAAGCATTCTTCAATTAGGATTATCATCTGAATTAATCTACCCAAGGATTATTTTTCCAATAAAAATAAGTAGCAATTACTTTAAATATGCTATTCCTAAGACAAAAATGAGTTTAGGATTGGATTATTTACAAAGAACGCAATTATACACTTTGTTATCAGGTACAGCACAATTTGGATATTTATGGAATGCCAATAGATATGTTACGCATGAAATTATTCCAATTTCAACTACGTACACCCAATTGTCCAATACCACAGAAGCATTTGAAGAAATTCTCTCTGAAAATGAGTATTTGAGTAGTAGTTTTGATCAAGAATTTATTTCTGGACTCAATTATTCATTTACCTATAATGAAATGGTCGACACTAAGAAAACGCATCAATTTTATATCAATTCCACATTAGACATTGTGGGTAATTCTTTAAGTTTATTTGGTAAAAATAATGGAGAAGATTCTAAAACGATATTCGGTCTTGAGTTTGCACAATATGCCAAAGCTGATTTGGACTTACATTATCACTTTAATTTTGGAAGAGATCAGAAAATTGCAACACGGGTGTTTGCGGGTTATGGTTATGCTTATGGAAACTCTGATGTATTACCGTTTACAAAGCAATATAATGCTGGTGGACCCTACAGTGTACGAGCATTTCAAATTGGGACCTTAGGGCCTGGTCAATATGATGAAGATGCAGATGGTGGTGATTCTGATTATCTTTTCTATAATTCAGGAAACATAAAATTGGAAGCAAATATCGAATATAGGTTTCCTATCTATTCGTTTGTTAGGGGAGCTGTTTTTGCGGATGCAGGGAATATTTGGACGTCTAAAGAAAATGAGACTTTTCCAAATGGTAAATTCACTGATAATTTTATAAATGAATTAGGAATTGGAGCAGGAATAGGACTTCGTATTGATGTTCAAGGTTTTGTAATTAGATTTGATTTGGCAGCACCCTTCCACGATCCCAAAGAAGAAAGTTATAATTTTAAATGGGATGAACCTGTATTCAATTTTGCCATTGGATATCCATTTTAA
- a CDS encoding RNA-binding S4 domain-containing protein, which yields MMDKKNFKLKEGQPYITLNNLLQVVGIAQTGGHAKIIIQNEEVLVNGLVETRIRNKLVIGDVINTNNIQIEIE from the coding sequence ATGATGGATAAGAAAAACTTTAAATTAAAAGAAGGTCAACCTTATATTACCTTAAACAATCTACTTCAGGTTGTGGGAATTGCACAAACTGGTGGACACGCTAAAATTATTATTCAAAACGAGGAAGTCTTGGTCAATGGACTTGTGGAAACTAGGATAAGGAATAAATTGGTAATTGGTGATGTTATAAATACAAACAACATTCAAATTGAAATTGAATAG
- a CDS encoding T9SS type A sorting domain-containing protein, which translates to MDNLDYQGAFRLDAGTYGSSNMNFAQGPLAYNSVNNSIFIVGHSHHQAIAEFKIPSLVNSTVITDLNSVKEPMQVFTQFLNKTPDGNPEGIDRIGGLYPILDNGQQKLIVNAYEYYDAPGDNTVSTLLIDNANNLEDTTVKGYLKFEGGSGHTSGWISPIPENLKSVLGGTHITGQSSGIPIISRTSVGPSAFAFNMDNLLNTENTINTTKLLDFSLTNPLHSDLSNTSLANDIWTHLSRAVYGFIVPGTRSYITIGKSGGHQTGVCYKCTQSNGNLCGGYCTPDSNDNYNYYWLWDLNDLLEVKNGERWPYDIQPYDYGKFNTPFQSSANSINGGSFDPITGNLYLSIENADNEQGRYANPPIIVVYQTGASLDISMNIAQNIEIYPNPTYGNITIDAPESSYTINVINTIGATINSSKKKGKSFDIDLSSFANGMYFLVIENLDTHLVSVEKILKK; encoded by the coding sequence ATGGATAACCTTGACTATCAAGGTGCCTTCAGGTTAGATGCAGGAACTTATGGATCTTCAAATATGAATTTCGCTCAGGGACCTTTGGCTTATAATTCTGTAAATAATTCAATTTTTATAGTTGGCCATAGTCATCATCAAGCTATTGCAGAGTTTAAAATACCCAGTCTAGTAAATAGTACTGTTATTACCGATTTAAATAGTGTTAAAGAACCTATGCAGGTCTTTACACAATTTCTAAATAAAACTCCAGACGGTAACCCAGAAGGCATTGATAGAATAGGAGGATTGTATCCTATACTAGATAATGGTCAACAAAAATTAATTGTTAACGCCTACGAATATTACGATGCTCCAGGTGACAATACGGTTTCTACGTTGCTTATTGATAATGCGAATAATTTAGAGGATACTACTGTAAAAGGCTATCTAAAATTTGAAGGAGGATCAGGGCATACTTCTGGATGGATTTCTCCCATTCCAGAAAATTTAAAAAGTGTGTTGGGTGGAACGCATATTACAGGACAATCGAGTGGTATTCCTATAATTTCAAGAACAAGTGTTGGGCCATCAGCTTTTGCTTTTAATATGGACAACTTACTTAACACCGAAAATACCATCAACACAACAAAATTATTAGATTTTAGTCTAACAAATCCACTTCATTCAGATCTTTCTAATACAAGCTTGGCAAATGATATATGGACACATCTTTCAAGAGCTGTTTATGGTTTTATTGTTCCAGGTACAAGGTCTTACATAACTATTGGAAAAAGTGGCGGTCACCAAACGGGTGTTTGCTATAAATGTACACAATCGAATGGGAACCTCTGTGGCGGCTATTGCACCCCTGATTCAAACGATAATTATAATTACTATTGGTTGTGGGATTTAAATGATTTGTTAGAAGTTAAAAATGGGGAACGATGGCCCTATGATATCCAACCTTATGATTACGGTAAATTTAATACGCCATTTCAGAGTTCAGCGAACAGCATTAATGGTGGTAGTTTTGACCCCATTACAGGAAATCTATATTTATCCATTGAAAATGCGGATAACGAACAGGGTAGGTATGCCAATCCGCCAATAATAGTAGTGTATCAAACAGGAGCTTCACTTGATATCTCCATGAATATTGCACAAAACATAGAGATTTATCCAAATCCCACCTACGGTAATATCACAATTGATGCACCTGAATCAAGTTATACTATTAATGTTATAAACACTATTGGTGCAACCATCAATTCTTCCAAGAAAAAAGGAAAAAGTTTTGATATAGATTTGAGTTCTTTTGCTAACGGGATGTATTTTCTTGTAATTGAAAATTTAGACACTCATTTGGTATCTGTCGAGAAAATATTAAAAAAGTAA
- a CDS encoding peptidoglycan DD-metalloendopeptidase family protein, with protein MSTIYGQDRAIDPMYIHGLEEKINTHLDFLSKEEFNLMVDYSSVNPFINEYWDNDKLKPYPIPIKNVPFEIDFKDSIYASPVLIDKVVTSRYGWRNRRPHNGIDIDLVTGDSLRAILSGKVRYVGYNRGYGKCIIVRHSNGLELLYAHLSNQIVKENDLVLKGQIIGNGGVTGNARGSHLHLETSFKGNFINPEYLFDFGEKNKIRSDKIWVTNKWTSPHLHSSKRKSDIQVATTFKEATNQKVVQVKTHRIRRGDSLSRIANKYGTSISALCKANKIRRTTILKPGKRLIIGF; from the coding sequence ATGTCTACTATATATGGTCAAGATAGAGCTATAGACCCCATGTATATTCATGGTTTAGAAGAAAAAATTAATACACATCTTGATTTTTTATCAAAAGAAGAATTCAATCTAATGGTTGATTATTCAAGTGTAAACCCTTTCATAAATGAGTATTGGGATAATGATAAATTAAAACCTTACCCTATTCCCATTAAAAATGTTCCGTTTGAAATTGATTTTAAGGATAGTATCTATGCATCTCCAGTATTAATAGATAAAGTAGTCACTTCACGTTATGGTTGGCGAAATAGACGACCACATAATGGTATTGATATTGATTTGGTAACTGGTGATAGTCTAAGGGCCATATTAAGTGGAAAAGTACGATATGTAGGTTATAATAGAGGGTATGGAAAATGTATAATCGTTAGACACTCGAATGGTTTGGAGTTGCTTTATGCCCATTTATCCAATCAAATAGTGAAAGAAAATGATTTAGTTTTAAAAGGTCAAATTATAGGTAATGGTGGTGTTACAGGAAATGCAAGAGGGAGCCATTTACATTTAGAGACGAGTTTTAAAGGTAATTTTATTAACCCTGAGTATTTATTTGATTTTGGTGAAAAGAATAAAATTAGAAGTGATAAAATTTGGGTAACTAATAAATGGACAAGCCCTCATCTTCATAGCTCTAAAAGGAAGAGTGATATTCAAGTAGCAACTACATTTAAAGAAGCTACAAATCAAAAAGTGGTGCAAGTAAAAACCCATAGAATTAGAAGGGGTGATTCACTTTCAAGAATAGCAAATAAGTATGGTACTTCGATTTCAGCGTTGTGTAAAGCAAATAAAATTAGAAGAACTACTATTCTAAAACCTGGTAAAAGATTAATTATTGGTTTTTAA
- a CDS encoding M3 family metallopeptidase produces the protein MKTFFNLLLITVLITSCENDKKNTINTMNTTDNVLMVESALPYHAPDFENIKNSDFKPAFLKGISEQKEAVEKIANLDNDPTFDNTVLALEKSGILLERVSNVFYGLSGAHTNDSIKAIQEEIAPKLSELGDAIYLNDKLFNRIKIIYNKRDSLDLDSESIKLIENYFEDFEIAGANLSAEKKDTLKKYNTQLATLITKFNQILLEANNAGALLFTDKKALAGLSESQLKALEKKEKKGWIIPLQNTTQQPLLQSFTNRETREKIFKSSWNRADGSEYDTKEIIIKIADLRAKKAGVLGFDNYAEWSLQKTMAKKAINVFDMFKGLIPAATKKAQLESEEIQKMITSKGGDFTLEPWDWNYYAEMVRKAKYDLDEDQIKPYFELKTVLEKGVFYAAEKLYGITFKSRTDIPVYHKDVMVYEVFEQNGDKLGLFYGDFFARSSKRGGAWMSNFVTQSKLYNKKPVIYNVCNFSKPAEGEVALITFDDVSTMFHEFGHALHGFFADQQYPSLSGTAVARDFVEFPSQFNENWALYPDVLKNYAIHNKTKEQIPQVLIDKIKKSGTFNQGYSLTENLAASNLDMQWHTIATDKNITNANAFEKEALHNTKLDVVHAVPPRYRSTYFSHVFGSGYAAGYYSYLWTEMLDHDAYNWFKNNGGLTRENGQRFRDMVLSRGNTLNFEKMYKDWRGSDPKIEPMLKARGLK, from the coding sequence ATGAAAACTTTCTTTAACTTGTTATTAATAACAGTTTTGATTACATCTTGTGAAAATGACAAAAAAAATACAATAAATACAATGAACACAACTGATAATGTTTTAATGGTAGAGAGTGCTTTGCCCTATCATGCTCCTGATTTTGAAAATATTAAAAATAGTGATTTTAAACCCGCATTTTTAAAGGGAATTTCAGAGCAAAAAGAAGCTGTAGAAAAAATAGCCAATTTAGATAATGATCCAACTTTTGACAATACCGTTTTGGCTTTAGAAAAAAGTGGTATATTATTAGAAAGAGTTTCAAATGTATTTTATGGGCTGTCAGGTGCTCATACTAATGATAGTATAAAAGCGATACAAGAAGAAATTGCTCCTAAACTTTCCGAATTAGGAGATGCTATTTATTTGAATGACAAATTATTTAACCGAATTAAAATCATTTACAATAAACGAGACAGTTTAGATTTAGATTCTGAATCAATAAAACTCATAGAAAATTACTTTGAAGATTTTGAAATTGCTGGGGCCAATTTATCAGCAGAAAAAAAGGATACCTTAAAAAAATACAATACACAACTGGCAACACTTATTACCAAGTTTAACCAAATATTATTAGAAGCTAATAATGCAGGAGCCTTATTATTTACAGATAAGAAAGCTCTTGCTGGGCTCTCTGAATCACAATTAAAAGCCTTAGAAAAAAAAGAGAAAAAGGGTTGGATAATCCCTTTACAAAACACAACACAACAACCTTTATTACAATCGTTTACCAACCGTGAGACAAGAGAGAAAATTTTTAAGTCTTCTTGGAACAGGGCAGATGGTTCTGAGTATGACACTAAAGAAATAATTATAAAAATTGCAGATCTAAGAGCTAAAAAAGCAGGAGTATTAGGTTTTGATAATTATGCGGAATGGAGTTTGCAAAAAACAATGGCAAAAAAAGCTATAAATGTATTTGATATGTTTAAAGGACTTATACCTGCAGCGACAAAAAAAGCACAGTTAGAATCTGAAGAAATACAGAAAATGATTACTAGTAAAGGTGGTGATTTCACATTAGAACCATGGGACTGGAACTATTATGCTGAAATGGTGCGAAAGGCAAAATATGATTTAGATGAAGATCAAATTAAACCTTATTTTGAATTGAAAACTGTTTTAGAAAAAGGAGTGTTTTATGCCGCTGAAAAATTATATGGTATTACATTTAAATCTAGAACAGATATTCCCGTTTATCATAAGGATGTAATGGTGTATGAAGTTTTTGAACAAAATGGTGATAAGTTAGGTTTGTTTTATGGAGATTTTTTTGCCCGTTCTAGTAAAAGAGGAGGAGCATGGATGAGCAATTTCGTAACCCAATCTAAACTATACAATAAGAAACCAGTAATATATAATGTGTGTAATTTCTCTAAACCGGCGGAAGGTGAAGTTGCATTAATAACGTTTGATGATGTATCTACTATGTTTCATGAATTTGGGCATGCGTTACACGGATTTTTCGCAGATCAACAATATCCATCATTATCTGGAACAGCTGTAGCGAGAGATTTTGTTGAATTCCCATCGCAATTCAATGAAAACTGGGCGTTATATCCTGATGTTTTAAAGAATTATGCTATCCACAATAAAACAAAAGAACAAATTCCTCAAGTATTAATTGATAAAATAAAAAAATCAGGAACCTTTAACCAAGGATACAGTTTAACTGAAAATTTGGCAGCGTCTAATTTAGATATGCAATGGCACACTATTGCTACTGATAAAAATATTACTAATGCCAATGCCTTTGAAAAAGAAGCATTACACAATACAAAATTAGATGTTGTACACGCTGTGCCGCCTCGCTATAGATCTACTTATTTTTCACATGTATTCGGAAGTGGTTATGCGGCAGGGTATTATTCTTATCTGTGGACGGAAATGTTAGATCATGATGCCTATAATTGGTTTAAAAACAATGGTGGACTTACACGTGAAAACGGTCAACGTTTCAGAGATATGGTGCTCTCTCGAGGGAACACATTAAATTTTGAAAAGATGTATAAAGACTGGAGAGGCAGTGATCCTAAAATTGAACCAATGTTAAAAGCTAGAGGGTTGAAATAG
- a CDS encoding DUF4251 domain-containing protein, translated as MKNHPIYLILVVVFFCSCASTKVLDNSKIKELVTLQRFTIESDIAQPMATIGLSKLQNSGILGVGNSSGNISLIGNSNFLNIKGDSISSYLPYYGERQSNVGYGSNNGGIEFEGLIKNYETEWNAKKQYYTITFKAKSNNEWFDVRMNLYPNLKSYVTLNSASRTGITYIGNVSALPEDE; from the coding sequence ATGAAAAATCATCCTATTTATCTAATTTTAGTAGTGGTATTTTTTTGTAGTTGTGCAAGTACTAAAGTTTTAGATAACAGTAAAATAAAAGAGTTAGTAACACTTCAAAGGTTTACTATTGAATCAGATATAGCTCAACCTATGGCTACGATAGGTTTGTCTAAATTACAAAATTCAGGTATTTTAGGTGTGGGAAATTCATCAGGTAATATTAGCCTAATAGGTAACAGTAACTTTTTAAATATAAAAGGAGACTCAATTTCTTCCTATTTACCTTATTACGGTGAACGACAGTCAAACGTTGGCTATGGTTCAAACAATGGGGGTATTGAATTTGAAGGCCTGATTAAAAATTACGAAACGGAATGGAATGCTAAAAAGCAATATTATACAATAACCTTTAAAGCAAAAAGTAATAATGAGTGGTTTGATGTTAGAATGAATTTATATCCTAACCTTAAAAGTTATGTTACACTTAATAGTGCATCGCGAACTGGTATAACATATATTGGTAACGTGAGTGCTTTACCAGAGGACGAATGA
- a CDS encoding TMEM175 family protein: MNQTYDKNRIISFSDAVYSIAMTLLVLEVAIPSSKAIATYNSWDLLSNRIPNFIGLVVSFLVTALYWVAHLRSMRLVSTVDNKLLWLNIFLLLFIVLMPFSTGFYVSGFGYVIPFVFYCFNLSAIGLLNFMMIRYIIKKEKNNPELTPLAIKWHTLTGLNALSVWILAAILAFILPNVARYIFVLIFVFQFFINRNYKRNTNKVTVEDS, encoded by the coding sequence ATGAACCAAACCTATGATAAAAACCGGATTATTAGTTTTAGTGATGCTGTATATTCTATAGCAATGACCTTGCTAGTGTTAGAAGTTGCAATTCCCTCAAGTAAAGCTATTGCAACCTATAATTCATGGGATTTATTAAGTAATAGAATTCCTAATTTCATAGGTTTGGTCGTAAGTTTTCTTGTTACAGCCTTGTATTGGGTAGCGCATTTACGCTCTATGCGTTTAGTATCAACCGTCGATAATAAATTATTATGGCTCAATATATTCTTATTACTTTTTATCGTTTTAATGCCCTTTTCTACAGGATTTTATGTGAGTGGTTTCGGTTATGTAATTCCGTTTGTCTTTTATTGTTTCAACCTTTCAGCAATTGGACTTTTAAATTTTATGATGATAAGGTATATTATTAAGAAGGAGAAAAATAACCCTGAACTAACGCCATTAGCTATTAAATGGCATACATTAACCGGTTTAAATGCACTTAGTGTTTGGATATTGGCTGCTATATTAGCATTCATATTACCAAATGTAGCACGTTATATATTTGTACTCATTTTTGTATTTCAGTTTTTCATTAATAGAAATTATAAACGAAATACAAATAAAGTAACAGTAGAAGATTCTTAA